One Amaranthus tricolor cultivar Red isolate AtriRed21 chromosome 1, ASM2621246v1, whole genome shotgun sequence DNA window includes the following coding sequences:
- the LOC130809050 gene encoding serine/threonine-protein phosphatase 7 long form homolog has translation MSNVVVIHNECKRGYGWRLKARKSSYSPSWEIITYKGKSSYLHVTHVLTGQLLRSVGRGSFAPPILPPPHVPYGSQWSFERRTRTHTGSGVGFYRDQLDLLRADHFRWDPYAAEAYAAVPQHSGILSGAWRASVPLICFDIVEVHLPERVLRQFGMVQGIPSPCDIEAEVHNSRKGRWEHRLELLAQGAPIEAVGGATSADYMSWFLSITRRWMTPRGIMAAAQYTPAAPTMTHFAQGIESVINSSQEEPVREIAQGILRGTQFQHFIPEVTAPHTTMYEYGSSPHHADVHLEEVDLTCPDYDAGSSQGATSSQYQSPPLPERHATASYYRRRRCKSSQLDRVQEED, from the exons atgtcgaatgtagttgttattCATAATGAG tgtaagagagggtatGGTTGGAGGCTTAAggctaggaagagctcctattcaccatCATGGGAGATTATTACGTATAAAGGGAAGAGCTCCTATTTACATGTTACC CATGTTCTCACTGGTCAATTGTTGAGGAGTGTGGGACGTGGTTCATTTGcgccaccaattcttccacccccacatgtgccatatggatcacagtggtcctttgaaagacgaacaaggacccacacaggatcgggcgtggggttctaccgcgatcaactcgatctactACGAGCGGACCAT TTTCGATGGGACCCTTACGCtgctgaggcatacgctgcggtgcctcagcactcgggcatattgtcaggggcgtggagagcatctgtacctctaatctgcttcgacatagtcgaagtgcatctcccgGAGCGTGTACtccgccaatttgggatggtacagggcatcccgtCGCCATGTGACATAGAGGCGGAGGTCCATAACTCGCGCAAGGGtcgttgggagcacaggctagagctgctggcccaaggtgcgccgatcgaggctGTAGGCGGCGCTACTTCGGCAGattacatgtcgtggttcctctccatcactcgtcgatggatgacaccacgaggtatcatggcGGCAGCCCAGTAcactcccgcagcaccgacgatgacacacttt gcacagggcattgaaTCAGTCATCAActcctcccaagaggagcccgtacgggagattgcccaaggcatactccgaggaacgcagtttcaacacttcattccggaAGTGACTGCGCCCCACACCACTATGTACGAGTAtgggtcatctcctcatcatgccgacgttcatcttgaggaggttgacttaacgtgcccggactacgatgccgggtcctcacagggtgccacatcatcacagtatcaatcacctcccctacccgagcgtcatgcgacggcctcttactatcgtaggaggcgttgTAAATCatcacagttagacagggtacaggaggaggattag